In a single window of the Micromonospora inositola genome:
- a CDS encoding TrmH family RNA methyltransferase — protein sequence MQSPSRGRRLDAVSGPFTPRTPRVVAARRLQRRRDREATGRFLAEGPQAVREALARAGTVTELFGTPAALDRYADLAAQAARADVPVSEVTEEGLAALAETVAPQGLVAVCRHLDVPLDTALSRSPRLVAVLAEIRDPGNAGTVLRTADAAGAGAVVFAGDAVDPYNGKCVRSSAGSLFHVDVVRAPDPLAAVEALRTAGLSIFATTGYGDSDLDDLIDYGRLAAPTAWLFGSEAHGLPEELTAAADARVRVPLHGRAESLNLAAAAAVCLYASARALR from the coding sequence ATGCAGTCACCATCGCGCGGGAGGCGCCTCGACGCTGTCTCCGGCCCGTTCACCCCGCGTACCCCCAGGGTGGTCGCCGCCCGCCGGCTCCAGCGCCGCCGGGACCGCGAGGCCACCGGCCGGTTCCTGGCCGAGGGCCCGCAGGCGGTCCGCGAGGCCCTGGCCCGCGCCGGGACGGTCACCGAGCTGTTCGGTACGCCGGCTGCCCTCGACCGGTACGCCGACCTGGCGGCCCAGGCCGCCCGCGCCGACGTGCCGGTCTCCGAGGTGACCGAGGAGGGGCTGGCCGCGCTCGCCGAGACCGTCGCCCCGCAGGGCCTGGTCGCCGTCTGCCGGCACCTCGATGTCCCCCTGGACACCGCCCTGTCCCGGAGCCCGCGCCTGGTCGCGGTGCTTGCCGAGATCCGCGACCCGGGCAACGCTGGCACCGTGCTCCGCACCGCCGACGCGGCCGGCGCCGGGGCGGTGGTCTTCGCCGGCGACGCCGTCGACCCGTACAACGGCAAGTGTGTGCGGTCCTCGGCCGGCAGCCTCTTCCACGTCGACGTGGTCCGCGCCCCCGACCCGCTCGCGGCGGTCGAAGCGCTACGCACCGCCGGGCTCTCGATTTTCGCCACCACCGGGTACGGCGACAGCGACCTGGACGACCTCATCGACTACGGGCGGCTCGCCGCCCCCACCGCCTGGCTGTTCGGCTCCGAGGCGCACGGGCTGCCCGAGGAGCTGACCGCCGCCGCCGACGCCCGGGTCCGGGTGCCGCTGCACGGGCGCGCCGAGAGCCTGAACCTGGCTGCGGCCGCCGCCGTCTGCCTGTACGCTTCAGCCAGAGCGCTGCGCTGA
- the rpmI gene encoding 50S ribosomal protein L35: MPKMKSHTGTGKRVKVTGRGKIVAQQAGLRHKLEKKSSTHTRRLTGTVELAKADVKRIKKLLGR; encoded by the coding sequence ATGCCGAAGATGAAGAGCCACACGGGTACGGGCAAGCGGGTCAAGGTGACCGGCAGGGGCAAGATCGTTGCCCAGCAGGCCGGCCTCCGCCACAAGCTGGAGAAGAAGTCCTCCACCCACACCCGGCGGCTGACCGGCACGGTCGAGCTGGCCAAGGCCGACGTCAAGCGCATCAAGAAGCTGCTCGGCCGCTGA
- the rplT gene encoding 50S ribosomal protein L20 — protein sequence MARVKRAVNAQKKRRTLLETASGYRGQRSRLYRKAKEQVLHSMQYAYRDRRDRKGDFRQLWIQRINAGARANGMTYNRLIQGLRLAGIEVDRKILADLAVNDAAAFAAIVELARAAVAAEGTGGAAAQAA from the coding sequence ATGGCACGCGTCAAGCGGGCTGTGAACGCCCAGAAGAAGCGTCGTACCCTGCTGGAGACCGCGAGCGGTTACCGCGGTCAGCGCTCCCGCCTGTACCGCAAGGCCAAGGAGCAGGTGCTGCACTCGATGCAGTACGCCTACCGGGACCGTCGTGACCGCAAGGGCGACTTCCGGCAGCTCTGGATCCAGCGGATCAACGCTGGCGCCCGGGCCAACGGCATGACCTACAACCGGCTGATCCAGGGCCTGCGCCTGGCCGGCATCGAGGTCGACCGCAAGATCCTGGCCGACCTGGCCGTCAACGACGCCGCGGCGTTCGCCGCGATCGTCGAGCTGGCCCGCGCCGCCGTGGCGGCCGAGGGCACCGGTGGCGCCGCGGCCCAGGCCGCCTGA
- the infC gene encoding translation initiation factor IF-3, producing MNEQIRAREVRLVGPEGEQVGIVPLERALQLAADVDLDLVEVAPMARPPVCKLMDFGKFKYESALKAREARRNQQQTVIKEMKLRPKIDPHDYETKKGHVVRFLKAGDKVKVTIMFRGREQSRPELGYRLLRRLESEITDLGYVEAAPKQDGRNMIMVLAPHRAVKASAVAATASRGGPRERAAEEAGAPEAGETPEAGETAAAGETGPTADTSGQ from the coding sequence GTGAACGAACAGATCCGGGCACGTGAGGTCCGACTGGTCGGCCCTGAGGGTGAGCAGGTGGGCATCGTCCCGCTGGAGCGCGCCCTGCAGCTGGCCGCGGACGTCGACCTGGACCTGGTCGAGGTTGCGCCGATGGCGCGCCCGCCGGTGTGCAAGCTCATGGACTTCGGCAAGTTCAAGTACGAGAGCGCACTGAAGGCGCGCGAAGCGCGGCGTAACCAGCAGCAGACCGTCATCAAGGAGATGAAGCTCCGGCCGAAGATCGACCCGCACGACTACGAGACCAAGAAGGGTCACGTGGTGCGGTTCCTCAAGGCCGGCGACAAGGTCAAGGTGACGATCATGTTCCGCGGTCGCGAGCAGAGCCGCCCGGAGCTGGGTTACCGGCTCCTGCGCCGGCTCGAGTCGGAGATCACGGACCTGGGATACGTCGAGGCCGCTCCGAAGCAGGACGGTCGAAACATGATCATGGTTCTCGCCCCGCACCGGGCCGTGAAGGCCTCCGCGGTCGCCGCCACGGCGTCCCGCGGTGGACCTCGGGAACGGGCCGCGGAGGAGGCCGGTGCTCCAGAGGCCGGCGAGACCCCGGAGGCCGGCGAGACCGCAGCAGCCGGCGAGACCGGCCCGACCGCTGACACCAGCGGCCAGTAA
- the pheS gene encoding phenylalanine--tRNA ligase subunit alpha, with protein MSYRNDPYDPKQVALLDPDALAAAVADAEKAFAAAADPDALTALRPAHLGDRSPVSLARREIGALPPAAKSDAGKRVNEARRAIEAAYAARQETLEREQAERVLVEERVDVTLPYDRRPPGARHPISLLMEQISDFFVGMGYEVAEGPEVELEWTNFDALNIPADHPARGLMDTFHIAPPEGAESSGLVLRTHTSPVQARTMLTRKPPIYVIVPGRAYRTDELDATHAPVFHQVEGLVVDKGITMAHLRGTLDHFARAMFGPEAKTRWRPHYFPFTEPSAEFDVWFPEHRRGPQWVEWGGCGMVNPRVLRACGIDPEVYSGFAFGMGIDRTVMVRHGVGDMRDMVEGDVRFTRAFGAGA; from the coding sequence ATGAGCTACCGCAACGATCCGTACGACCCGAAGCAGGTCGCCCTGCTCGACCCGGACGCCCTGGCCGCCGCCGTGGCCGACGCCGAGAAGGCGTTCGCCGCCGCCGCCGACCCGGACGCGTTGACCGCGCTGCGCCCCGCGCACCTCGGTGACCGGTCCCCGGTCTCCCTGGCGCGGCGGGAGATCGGCGCGCTGCCGCCGGCCGCCAAGTCGGACGCCGGCAAGCGGGTCAACGAGGCCCGCCGCGCCATCGAGGCCGCGTACGCCGCCCGGCAGGAGACCCTGGAGCGCGAGCAGGCCGAGCGGGTGCTGGTCGAGGAGCGGGTCGACGTCACGCTGCCGTACGACCGGCGTCCGCCCGGCGCCCGCCACCCGATCAGTCTGCTGATGGAGCAGATCAGCGACTTCTTCGTCGGGATGGGCTACGAGGTGGCCGAGGGGCCCGAGGTCGAGCTGGAGTGGACCAACTTCGACGCGCTCAACATCCCCGCCGACCATCCGGCCCGAGGCTTGATGGACACGTTCCACATCGCACCGCCGGAAGGGGCGGAGAGCTCCGGACTGGTGCTGCGCACCCACACCTCGCCGGTGCAGGCGCGCACGATGCTGACCCGCAAGCCGCCGATCTACGTGATCGTGCCCGGCCGGGCCTACCGCACCGACGAACTGGACGCCACCCACGCCCCCGTCTTCCACCAGGTGGAGGGGCTCGTGGTGGACAAGGGCATCACCATGGCGCACCTGCGTGGCACCCTGGACCACTTCGCCCGGGCGATGTTCGGGCCGGAGGCGAAGACCCGGTGGCGGCCGCACTACTTCCCGTTCACCGAGCCGTCGGCCGAGTTCGACGTCTGGTTCCCGGAGCACCGCAGGGGGCCGCAGTGGGTCGAGTGGGGCGGCTGCGGCATGGTCAACCCGCGGGTGCTGCGCGCCTGCGGCATCGACCCGGAGGTCTACTCCGGATTCGCCTTCGGCATGGGCATCGACCGGACGGTGATGGTCCGGCACGGGGTCGGCGACATGCGGGACATGGTCGAGGGGGACGTGCGGTTCACCCGCGCCTTCGGGGCCGGGGCGTAG
- a CDS encoding PH domain-containing protein: MSDSLVTLRPRRIRLVCWASAATLLVVFSLVATSLTGRTGDGYGTFQRGDQLAMIGLGVFGALGILLFTRPRVVADARGVRVRNVIGSYELPWEVVRGVRFDRGAPWASLELHDDDLLPMVALQAADKELAVEGVRALRRLHQAHLTALAGDPAAR; this comes from the coding sequence GTGAGCGATTCCCTGGTGACCCTGCGGCCGCGGCGGATCCGGCTGGTCTGCTGGGCCTCGGCGGCGACCCTTCTGGTGGTCTTCAGCCTGGTGGCGACCTCGCTGACCGGCCGGACCGGTGACGGCTACGGCACCTTCCAGCGCGGCGACCAACTGGCCATGATCGGGCTGGGCGTCTTCGGCGCGCTCGGCATCCTGCTCTTCACCCGGCCCCGGGTGGTGGCCGACGCCAGGGGCGTCCGGGTCCGCAACGTGATCGGCTCGTACGAGCTGCCCTGGGAGGTCGTCCGCGGGGTCCGCTTCGACCGGGGCGCCCCGTGGGCCAGCCTGGAGCTGCACGACGACGACCTGCTGCCGATGGTCGCCCTGCAGGCGGCCGACAAGGAGCTGGCGGTCGAGGGCGTGCGCGCCCTGCGCCGTCTCCACCAGGCGCACCTGACCGCCCTCGCCGGCGACCCCGCCGCCCGCTGA
- the pheT gene encoding phenylalanine--tRNA ligase subunit beta: protein MRVSVSWLREYVDLPADLPTGDLEQALVDLGIEVESIVDLRETVTGPLVVGEVREIEELTGFKKPIRFCLVDVGDANGTGEPQEIVCGATNFAPGDKVVVILPGGVLPGNFVIGARKTYGRNSNGMICSAKELGLGDDHSGIIVLPEDTPAKPGDDARPVVGLDDTVVEMEITPDRGYALSVRGIARELSHALGVPFRDPALAPAPGASERPAYPVEVRDPVGCDRFAARMVRGIDPTADTPGWMSQRLTVAGIRSISLPVDITNYLMVELGQPMHAFDADRITGPLVVRRAEPGEKLTTLDGVSRTLAPEDMVICDAGLPSPLAGEGAGVPISLAAVMGGETSEVIASTTNVLFEAAHWDPAMVGRTARRHKLFSEAAKRWERGVDPAMALVALERAVRLLTEHGGGMVGEEILDINHVRPMRPVTIPADLPSRRVGVAYSPERVVALLEQVGCTVVRATDRLAEDPGEVGVAAGNGDVLTVTPPTWRPDLTDPADLVEEVVRLDGYDRVPSVLPTAPAGRGLSWQQRRRRAVARSLAERGYVEVLAHPFVSAELPDLLGLPADDPRRQAVRVANPLSEEEPLLRTTLLGPLLGILKRNVGRGMRDVALYEIGAVFHPRPGAGTPPAMGVDRRPTDAEFAAADAVVPDQPRHVAVVLAGDLEPAGWWGAGRAAGWADAVEAGRAVLAAADIPADRITVRAAEYAPWHPGRCAELLVDGTVVGHAGELHPAVVAALELPRRTSAMELDLDALPAAPLVTGPAISTFPPALIDVALVVDESVPAAEVQRALTEGAGELLEDVRLFDVYASEQLGAGRKSLAYKLTFRAPDRTLTVEEAVAARDAAVAEAASRFGAVLRGA, encoded by the coding sequence ATGCGAGTTTCTGTCAGTTGGCTGCGGGAGTACGTCGACCTCCCCGCCGACCTGCCCACCGGCGACCTGGAGCAGGCGCTGGTCGACCTCGGCATCGAGGTCGAGTCCATCGTCGACCTGCGGGAGACGGTCACCGGGCCGCTGGTGGTCGGTGAGGTACGCGAGATCGAGGAGCTGACCGGCTTCAAGAAGCCGATCCGGTTCTGCCTGGTCGACGTCGGTGACGCCAACGGCACCGGCGAGCCGCAGGAGATCGTCTGCGGGGCGACGAACTTCGCCCCGGGCGACAAGGTGGTGGTGATCCTCCCCGGCGGCGTGCTGCCCGGGAACTTCGTCATCGGCGCGCGCAAGACGTACGGGCGCAACTCCAACGGCATGATCTGCTCGGCCAAGGAGTTGGGCCTGGGCGACGACCACTCGGGCATCATCGTGCTGCCCGAGGACACCCCGGCCAAGCCCGGCGACGACGCCCGCCCGGTGGTCGGCCTCGACGACACCGTGGTCGAGATGGAGATCACCCCGGACCGCGGGTACGCGCTGAGCGTGCGCGGCATCGCCCGGGAGCTATCGCACGCTCTCGGCGTGCCGTTCCGCGACCCGGCCCTCGCCCCCGCGCCCGGTGCCAGCGAGCGTCCGGCGTACCCGGTCGAGGTGCGGGACCCGGTTGGCTGCGACCGGTTCGCCGCCCGGATGGTCCGCGGGATCGACCCGACCGCGGACACGCCGGGCTGGATGTCCCAGCGGCTCACCGTCGCCGGCATCCGCAGCATCTCGCTGCCGGTCGACATCACCAACTACCTGATGGTCGAACTCGGCCAGCCGATGCACGCGTTCGACGCCGACCGGATCACCGGTCCGCTGGTGGTCCGCCGCGCCGAGCCGGGGGAGAAGCTGACCACGCTCGACGGCGTCAGCCGCACCCTCGCCCCCGAGGACATGGTGATCTGCGACGCTGGGCTGCCCAGCCCCCTCGCGGGCGAGGGCGCCGGCGTCCCGATCTCGCTCGCCGCGGTGATGGGCGGCGAGACCAGCGAGGTGATCGCCTCCACGACCAATGTGCTCTTCGAGGCCGCGCACTGGGACCCGGCGATGGTCGGCCGGACCGCCCGCCGGCACAAGCTGTTCAGCGAGGCGGCGAAGCGCTGGGAGCGGGGCGTCGACCCGGCCATGGCGCTGGTCGCCCTGGAGCGGGCGGTACGGCTGCTCACTGAGCACGGCGGCGGCATGGTCGGCGAGGAGATCCTCGACATCAACCACGTCCGGCCGATGCGTCCGGTGACCATCCCGGCGGACCTGCCGTCCCGGCGGGTCGGGGTGGCGTACTCCCCGGAGCGGGTGGTTGCCCTGCTGGAGCAGGTCGGCTGCACGGTCGTCCGGGCCACCGACCGGCTGGCCGAGGACCCGGGCGAAGTCGGGGTGGCCGCGGGGAACGGCGACGTGCTCACTGTGACCCCGCCGACCTGGCGGCCCGACCTCACCGACCCGGCCGACCTGGTCGAGGAGGTGGTCCGTCTCGACGGGTACGACCGGGTGCCGTCGGTGCTGCCGACCGCGCCCGCCGGCCGCGGGCTGAGTTGGCAGCAGCGGCGGCGCCGGGCGGTGGCCCGGTCGCTCGCCGAGCGCGGGTACGTCGAGGTGCTGGCCCACCCGTTCGTCTCCGCCGAGCTGCCCGACCTGCTCGGCCTGCCCGCCGACGATCCCCGTCGGCAGGCGGTCCGGGTGGCGAACCCGCTGTCGGAGGAGGAGCCGCTGCTGCGCACCACGCTGCTCGGTCCGCTGCTCGGCATCCTCAAGCGGAACGTGGGTCGCGGCATGCGGGACGTCGCACTCTACGAGATCGGCGCGGTGTTCCACCCGCGTCCGGGCGCCGGCACCCCGCCCGCCATGGGCGTGGACCGTCGGCCGACCGACGCCGAGTTCGCCGCCGCCGACGCGGTGGTGCCGGACCAGCCGCGGCACGTCGCCGTGGTGCTCGCCGGCGACCTCGAGCCGGCCGGCTGGTGGGGCGCCGGTCGCGCGGCCGGCTGGGCGGACGCGGTGGAGGCCGGCCGCGCCGTGCTCGCCGCCGCCGACATCCCGGCCGACCGGATCACCGTCCGGGCCGCCGAGTACGCCCCCTGGCACCCCGGCCGCTGTGCCGAGCTGCTGGTCGACGGCACGGTGGTCGGGCACGCGGGCGAGCTGCACCCGGCGGTGGTGGCCGCGCTGGAGCTGCCGCGCCGGACCAGTGCCATGGAGCTGGACCTGGACGCGCTGCCCGCCGCGCCGTTGGTCACCGGGCCGGCGATCTCCACCTTCCCGCCCGCGCTGATCGACGTGGCGCTGGTGGTGGACGAGTCGGTCCCGGCCGCCGAGGTGCAGCGCGCGCTCACCGAGGGGGCCGGCGAGCTCCTGGAGGACGTCCGGCTCTTCGACGTGTACGCCTCCGAACAGCTCGGCGCCGGCCGCAAGTCGCTGGCGTACAAGCTGACGTTCCGGGCCCCGGACCGGACGCTCACCGTCGAGGAGGCGGTGGCCGCCCGCGACGCGGCGGTTGCCGAGGCAGCCTCCCGGTTCGGCGCGGTCCTCCGCGGCGCCTGA